The following nucleotide sequence is from Micromonospora sp. WMMD1120.
GCGGGGTGCATGTGCGCTCACTCCTCGGCATTAGGAGGCGACGGCGTCACCGGTGGCCGTGGTCGGGTCGCCCGGGCCCGCAGGGCAGTGCGGGTCCGGGCCAGGCGGTGCGGCCGGGGGACGTGCCGGACGGGCGTACGGGCCCGGGCCGGTCGAGTCGCGGATGACCAGGTCGGTCTGGAGCATTACCTGTGCTGTGGTACGACGGATGCCGAGCGCCGTGCCGGCACCGGGCCCCCGCGCGCCGCGCGGTGACTCGATGTCCTGTTGCAGCAGCATGTCGACGGCCGTCCGGCCGGCGGCCCCGGTGGGCGTGGCCACCGTCGTCAGTTTGGGGCGGGTGAGCCGGCTCAGGGTGATGTCGTCGACCCCGACGACGCTCACCTCCCCCGGCACCCGGACCCCGAGCGCGTCCAGCCCCTCGATGAGGCCGATCGCCATCAGGTCGTTGTAGGCGAGCACCGCCGACACCCCGCTGCGCCGCACCTGCTCGGCGACGGCGGAGCCGCCGATCTCGGTGGGCGCGTTCGGCCCGAGCACCGTCAACTCCGCCGCCGCGGCACGGGCGGCGGCGCCGGCGGCCCGGCGCATCTCCCGGTTGGTCCACGAGGCGCGCGGGCCACCGAGCAACGCGATGCGGCGGTGACCCAGGCCGACCAGGTGCTCGACGGCCGACCGGGCGCCCTGCCCGACGTCCATCAGCACGCAGGGCAGCCCGGTCACCTGGCGGTTCACCACCACCAGCGGCACCTCGCGGCTGAGCTGCTCGATCAGGCTGTTGCTCATCCGGGGGCTGCACAGCAGCACCCCGTCGACCTGCTTGGCCAGCGCGTGGACCAGTTCTTCCTCGGCGGTCGGGTCCTCGTTGGTGTCGGCCACGAAGACGTGGTAGTCGCGGTGCCGCGCCTGGCTCTCCGCCGCCTTGATCAGGGGCGGGAAGAACGGGTTCGCGATGTCCGCGATGATCAGCCCGATGTTGTGCGTCCGCCCGGTGATCAGAGCCCGCGCGGCGCGGTTCGGGCGGTAGCCCAGGTCCTCCGCGCAGGCCAGCACCCGTACCCGGGTCTCCGGGTTGACCAGGTGCGGGGCGGAGAAGGTGCGGGACACGGTCGAGATGTGCACACCGGACGCCCGGGCGACGTCCCGGATGGTGACTGGCACGGCGGCCCCTTCGTCCGATGTGGCGGCGGTCACGCGGGTGTGGCCCATTAATGCAAACGGTTGCGCCAGTGTCAACGGTCAATGGCTACAGCCTTGTGTCCGACAGACTTCCCCTGGTGATCGGAGGCCCGACAAAGACGGACATTCACCGCCGCTTGTGTCGTCGTCGTTGACGTAAACACATCGATCGTGATTACTTCATTGCAAACCTTTGCAGGAGCACGGGAGGCGACCGCATGGCACCGAGAGCCACCGGCCGGGCCCGCTACGCCGTCGTGGGCACCGGCGCGCGGGCGGAGATGTTCGTCCGGGCGCTGGTGCGCGACCACCCCGACACCGCCGAGCTGGTCGCCTTCGCCGACGTCAACCAGGCTCGGATGGACGCGCACAACCGCTGGCTGGTCGAGTTGGGTCACCGCCCGGTGCCCACCTACCCGGCCGGCGACTTCACCGCGATGCTCGACAAGGAACACGTCGACGTCGTCCTGGTCACCAGCGTGGACGTCACCCACGACGAGTACGTGGTGGCCGCGCTGCGCGCCGGCCGGGAGGTGGTCACCGAGAAGCCGATGACGGTCGACGCGCCCCGCTGCCGGCGGATCCTGGACGCGGTGGCGGAGACCGGCGGCCGGGTGACGGTGGCCTTCAACTACCGCTACAACCCGCTGCACGAACAGGTCCGCCGGCTGCTCGCCGAGGGCGCGGTCGGCGAGATCGGCTCGGTGCACTTCGAGTGGCTGCTCGACGTCCGGCACGGCGCCGACTACTTCCGCCGCTGGCACCGCGACAAGGCCACCTCCGGCGGGCTCATGGTGCACAAGGCCAGCCACCACTTCGACCTGGTCAACTGGTGGCTGGACGCCACCCCGATCGAGGTGTACGCGGCCGGGCGGCTCTTCTTCTACGGCGCGGAGAACGGCCGCCGGCACGGGTACGCCCGCGACTACGACCGGGCACACGGCGCCCCCGCCGCCGCCGACGACCCGTTCGCCCTGCGGCTCGACGCGCACCCCCGGCTGCGGGAGCTGTATCTCGACGCCGAGGCCGAGGACGGCTACCAGCGCGACCGCAACGTCTTCGCGCCCGGCGTGAGCATCGAGGACGACATGGCGGTGCTCGCCCGCTACTCCACCGGCGCGACGATGACCTACCACCTCACCGCGTACGCCCCCTGGGAGGGTTACCGGGTGATGGTCAACGGCAGCCGGGGCCGGCTGGAGTTGGAGGTCACCGAGAACGACTTCGTCGACCGGGGCGCCGCCGGCGCGGTCAAGGGCGCCGCCCTGCACGGCGCCGAGGCCCCGGACGAGGGTGGCGGCGCGACGCTCACCGTGCGCCCGTTCTGGGCCCCACCCCGGCAGATCCCCGTCGAGGGTCGCAGCCGGCACGGGCACGGCGGCGCGGACGCCCGGATGACAGCCGTGCTCCTCGGCGGGCAACCGGACCCGTTGGGCCGCGCCGCGACCGCCGACGACGGCGCGTCGGCCCTGCTCACCGGCCTGGCCGCGAACCGGTCCTTCGCGACCGGTCAGCCCGTCCGCGTCGCCGACCTGCTCACCCCCCGCTGACACCGCAGACGAGGAGCCCCACCCCGTGCCGACGCCCGACCAGTCCGACCTTCTCCTGCCTGCCGAACCGGGACAGCGCGCGCTGGCCCGGGAGCTGTACGCCCTCGCGGCGGCGCAACCCATCATCTCGCCGCACGGGCACGTCGACCCGGCCCTGCTCGCCGAGGACAACCCCTTCCCGGACCCGGCGCGGCTGC
It contains:
- a CDS encoding LacI family DNA-binding transcriptional regulator encodes the protein MPVTIRDVARASGVHISTVSRTFSAPHLVNPETRVRVLACAEDLGYRPNRAARALITGRTHNIGLIIADIANPFFPPLIKAAESQARHRDYHVFVADTNEDPTAEEELVHALAKQVDGVLLCSPRMSNSLIEQLSREVPLVVVNRQVTGLPCVLMDVGQGARSAVEHLVGLGHRRIALLGGPRASWTNREMRRAAGAAARAAAAELTVLGPNAPTEIGGSAVAEQVRRSGVSAVLAYNDLMAIGLIEGLDALGVRVPGEVSVVGVDDITLSRLTRPKLTTVATPTGAAGRTAVDMLLQQDIESPRGARGPGAGTALGIRRTTAQVMLQTDLVIRDSTGPGPYARPARPPAAPPGPDPHCPAGPGDPTTATGDAVAS
- a CDS encoding Gfo/Idh/MocA family oxidoreductase; this translates as MAPRATGRARYAVVGTGARAEMFVRALVRDHPDTAELVAFADVNQARMDAHNRWLVELGHRPVPTYPAGDFTAMLDKEHVDVVLVTSVDVTHDEYVVAALRAGREVVTEKPMTVDAPRCRRILDAVAETGGRVTVAFNYRYNPLHEQVRRLLAEGAVGEIGSVHFEWLLDVRHGADYFRRWHRDKATSGGLMVHKASHHFDLVNWWLDATPIEVYAAGRLFFYGAENGRRHGYARDYDRAHGAPAAADDPFALRLDAHPRLRELYLDAEAEDGYQRDRNVFAPGVSIEDDMAVLARYSTGATMTYHLTAYAPWEGYRVMVNGSRGRLELEVTENDFVDRGAAGAVKGAALHGAEAPDEGGGATLTVRPFWAPPRQIPVEGRSRHGHGGADARMTAVLLGGQPDPLGRAATADDGASALLTGLAANRSFATGQPVRVADLLTPR